GGTCACTACAATGAGGATTGGTTAAGGAAGACTTTTGTCACCCTGTTATTAGGTGTAGGTGGATAATTTCATAGGTcgaattatattgaaatatgcTCTATTtagaaagacaaaaaaatgtggcctgtacagtcaacaacacagtTATCCTGCATGAACCTTTATGGCGCAtgatagcggcgagtttgccataaatttgggtaggttgatgtgctgttgactgcacatatatttttctgtaattttattcattatataattttattttttttaacaatttaatatgaatGTGGCTATTGTAATAACAAATGAGTACAAATGTATGATTTTGATATACACAAAGTTTCAAaagaatttcttaaaaaactCTAAATACACGAAGAGTAagtagatatatatgtatgttgacCGAATGGGCAATTATCAAACCAAATACGCTAAAGCATATTTGATGCAACTAGCAGATCAACATATGTACAATATACTGGTGTACTTTACATAAGGAAactctgtttttatttaatattgaaggTACGGAAGCTTGAAACCTAACAGAAAAACTAACACAGTTGGTGTGAGAGTCCCCCACAAGTCACAAACTGTCGTTTACCTCATTGCTCTGTTCCTGAAACTCATTATCTCATTTTACTACGAACTACGATCTATTTATAGACggaatcagttttattaaccTAACGAGCTAAGCGTGCGATATATTTCCGTAAGCACTTGAACAGTAAgtctacctatattttatatctacgTTTCagtttagaaattttattggtTTCATAACATTTATCTCTCTGCATCACCTAATAATTGATTGGTAGAAAAAGACTCgccatttacatatatttttgtaatacagttaaataaatgaaatattatattatattagtcaGATTCTCTCCTTTCAAATCACGATAGATTTATGGATTTTAGTGAAGACAAAtctatatacgagtatatcccactaattaaaattatgtgaacgtttgtatattgttttactcaatcacgcaaaatctaataGGCGAacttcgatgaaatttggcacatggATAGAATATATCGTGGAATAgctcatataatatattttatcaagaaAATCTCAAGGGAACCAAGCCCCGTggtgcagctagtatttttataaaatgcacataaattgattaattttgataataataataatagaaaacatttttatttaaaaaggaaatgtgcatatttttaaaaaaaatcaaggtAATTGTATAGATTGTGATAACAGTTgatgtcaaataaaaattttatcacCGTTTTCGAAAActtattttgtagttttaagcattttattgatggatttaaaattgttaaagttCAGTGGATTATTGATAAAGTTCCagaatataaatcaaaatcaaagtaTGATCAGGAACTTTCTGGCACATTCAGGCACACATGTTTACTCCAATTACCTCATTATCTAACATTACTTAATATTGACACTGTCGGGCATACAGGAGAATTGATTCACCAAACAAATAGAAGCGGAGAATTTTCCGTACATTGTATCTATCTGTTTACAAATAACATGAATTCCGTCATTACAATGTAAGTCAAtcaactttatataataactagcTTTGACCGCGGCTGCGCCCGCATAGCTTTGTTGCttcgtccgctcataacttaccATTGTTAACATcacgggttctaagcaacgtatcgcgatgaaacatATACTAGATTTTAAGTTGCACCATCCACTGTGCAGCTGTGAAACCAACGTATTAGACTGATGTGCTATTTTTGTACTTGTGTGAGTGTATGGCGGCATCACGAGATCCAAAACTAATTAGGTTtgtgacgacaataaaaatcaaaataaacttgaaacaTTTGCAATACATAAAAAGGATATTGACAAAGAAGCCCGTTTGGTTATTTCCATTATTTGCCATCGTAAACTTCAATCCTATGTGCCTAAGGTTTAGACGGTAAAACCTTTATGAGGGTAATACAACCTCGCCgccgaaatataaataaatgtagataACACTAGTGCTTGTGTGCCGAGGGATTTTACAGGCGCCAATTCCAATGAAACGTCACGTTACAAAGGATGTTTAGCAGTCATAGACACAAAGTTcgttgctatttttttttgtgatacaAATGTCATCtgcatgataaataaataaaatatattttataaatgtaatggCGGCTCACCGGACACAGATAAACCCTGCGAGGTTTTCGCGGTTCGGTAATATTAATGTGTGTATTGGTGGAAAtttactgaataaatgattttgaagaaaaatttgTACTGCTATCATAATCTCAGCTTTTTTTGCCGCCAAACTAACAGTGCTTACTTTTACAGAGTACTGTGGCAAAAAACCTTAAGCCACAAAGTCAAGAACACATCAGTAACTGTTATTGGATAGCTGGTGTCCATAGACTCttacttcatcatcatcatgatCATCAAAAGCCATTTAAACGTTCgcactgctggggcacaggccttcctcacggatggataaggagtttgggccatgacccacctcGCGGATCTATTGCgaattggcgggttttaacgacacTTACCTATCATCAGGCAACCCTGATACTTTTTAGTCTTCCATgccataaaaacaaattatgtattttagaaGCACTCgaaataactttttacaatcaagatttttttaccgCTGTTTAATCCCGCTCTAATCTTTAGTATAACTTAGATTTAGGGCCTGCTTCACCactttttgattaaatatcatattataatcTGACAGATAGGTAAACTAACAACTAGATAAGCCTGCCTGAAGTTATTTATCAGTTAGATCTAATCCAACACTTGTGaacaatttttaacgctaCCTGTTCTATATGTTACagactatcagatactttatcaacAGCAGTTGAAAGATACCATTAACattcaacttatttttttaatcaacagATAGTTGGGTACGCCCTGGTAGTGGCTACCTTCGCTCTCCAAGCGCCAATCCGCTGGGCGGCCGCGAGGCTACACGGCGCGCCCCGGCTCCTCCTGGCTGACGTCTATCATCTGGTCTCCTTCCTTGCTACAGTCAATGTGTGGAGAGGCGTGTGGGGTATGCTGGATCTGTACTTCTTCCCAGGTTTGTCATCATACTGCCGCGTACATATACCTAAGATGCTATGTACACTATTTGAGAGAGACAGGACCGGGTATTGTGAAAGAATACCATTGGCCATAATAAGGCGGCAACACACTAATAACATCTCTGGCACAGacagtatattaaataaattaaataaaatatataggaacaaatcacacagattgagttagccccaaagtaaattcgaaacttgtgttatactacatattataacatatacattacatagataaacacccaagacccagatcaatctgaaaaagatcatatcCCATGTTGACCTTGATGTTGACCGACGATcggacccgggacctccaaTGAAGCAGTCTGGcttgatgaccattaggctaTGGAGGTCGTCGATATAAGAATACTACGTACCTCAGGTGTCCCTATATGCTGCGGAGACTACTTCCCATGAGGTatgccgcatgcctgtttgtctgattggtagtataaaaaactaCTGCTATCGAGTATACTAAGTGGGTATTGCGCGTGTACAAGCTATTTTGATCACCCAATTCGTAACAATAAGTAAGACTCAAATCTGGGATCTGTCAACAGCTTGGCATAATCATCCGACCACAAAACCCACTCATGTATAACTagtataacattaaaaatacgttGTCTCCAACAGAAACGCCAAAACTCAGCAATTGGTGCTCCCATGTGATCAGCCTCACTTTGCTGATCCTCCTCAACTGTTCCAACTCAGTTCTCGTGAGAGGAGTCTACATCGACGCGGAGGAACCCGCGGGCGAGTGCGTGGTCTTCCCATGCCACTACCTAAGGCTGTACTTCCACAAGGAACGAACCAAGAAGAGGCACAGAAGGGCCTTAGCTGCTGCAGCTGCGGCTAGGAAGGAAGATGCGAGTTTACCTTTACAACATCCTGAAGAAAAAGTGTAGTGGACTAATAGTTACATTAAAAATCCAGTGATGAAGAATGTGCTGTGACCAATCTTTGAAAGAATTTCGAAGGGTTTCGACTATAGGTCACTAAATAGTGCGGCAATGACCCAAAGTGAGATCTCCTATAGCATCTCCACATGGGTTTGCATGCCACTGATGTaaagttatgtaaataaaacacattaattAAGTTTAGGGTAACATTCACTTAATGATTGAAGCAATAGGTGTGTTAAAGTAGTAAGATAATAAAGTGAACCGCAGCTATATTATTTGCACTGgtttttattactagctttcattttacttgcaatgttactatgtctcgggtggaatcttgcaactccaTTTTGATGCAGATATTTTCAACCGTTCgagctaaaattttgtacacacgttaaGTTTGGATGGCAATGCATTATAATGATAAGCTTGACCAGATCGTGCGCTCAGGAACGGCTCTAGACGtggaaactcctcaacggtttactgtacGGACGGACATGAATTTGTGTCAGACAGtttttttaatgcaataaGCGCTCGCTCTTTAGACACAagtcaaaaataacatttttgtaaaaagcttattcattattataaacagattttgttacgatatgtttaatttaaaactttattttattttttatgacaaatttgAGCTGAGTCCTGTAATAAcatattcttttaaatttataatttgtagtgTTAATTACGtagttgatttatttatgtactttctATAAGACTCGACTCTATTGTTTTAATAGAATTGTCAAGAGTTACTGTAGTTCATAAAACATCAAGTCAACAGACGCCAGGTTTGGCGCCATAATCGTGCATTCAACAACGTGTGAGCCGTTGATACGGCGCGGTGTTCAAACTCAAGCCTTTAGCCTTAACAGTTGCCCTGTTACGTAAGCGAATGTGGCAGGGCCATTTTCAGTGGGGGGCAGGGAGTGGCCGCAATATACCgctattaattgttatttatactgTGCTGGTGTAGTATGCCTATAAGTAAGAATATAATgcaaaaaatctatttgtaaatataaagagtatactatgtattatataaagcGGCTATGCTCGCTGTCGCCAAATTCAGACAGATCCGAATGAACGTACATTGCGTTGCgtgtgaagttttttttatcgataggaaaaaccagcaatgtacgtagAAACCGCCAAGCTTGGCGGACTGTTTGTGTAATGTATAGCTggcataaaataatgtattaatacGCATGTTCGCCAAAATGCAAATTTCGAATTCTTATTGTGATgaataaatttcaactctgtaatCGATACATCGTTTTCTATTTCTCTTCGATTGTATCGTACTCTTCTTACTggtcagtaaaaaaaaaataataattgagttTATAAACACTTTATTTGAGATTCTAAAAAAAGACGGCATCTCGCCTATGATCCCATAGAGGGTTTTACCAAATCGTGAAAAGAGAAGTCTTTCTTAAACCAATAAACGATAAGgattttatgtacctaatattatcTGAAGACggaagtacataataaaaatataagcttatataaacttttatttatttcttatcgaCATCCTGAAAAATAGATACCTACTTATgtacttaagtatatttacgATTTGGCTCGATTATTGGTACGACTAAACTGTGGAATCCACTTCATGCGATATTATAATCTTCAAGAGCTTCTACAACTTCTTAAAAGTCCGGCATCGCTTTTTTTTAGGATAGCGGCgggcaattatttttttaaataaccagACCAAagtctttatttatcaatattttttcatattacttATTGCATAAACGGGAAGGTTGCATAAATTGCACTTGCAACAAAGACAACGAGCGATATAAAACACTTCCTTCgttctataattatattgaaatcatCTATAAATACTACTGGAAGAAAACAGAGTTCCTTGCCCTGAAAAATGCCTAACAAACTTAGATTTACGAGTGTTTACATCTTTATCTCGTACTAGAATAGagttgaaaataatgtaagtGGCAGAAACACGAGTTTTGCGGATTCATTGAGACATTCTACTGATAGCGATatcactttatttaattaagactGTTGGTGTTAATTGAAAGTGTATAGTAATGCACCAgacattatgtaaaattacgCGTAAATCATGCACACTGGttcattattaacttgtgtgtgaaatggagaaggcaatggcaaaccactccattaataataccaagaaagtttttgtgtgtttcattccactctAATAAAGTAccgcttccgtgggaaattcacgcgggcgaagctgcgggtaaaagctaggaACAAATGAAATACTCTTGCAAATTTTcccacaaataaaataagtagattGTAATCAACCAAAACACAGACCGACAGCTTCTCAGAACTGCACTCTGTGTGTATGTACCTACCGCAGCGAtaacttgtaaatattgttagtTAATAAATCAGATAGGTCTACTACCTATgtgtaagtaagtacttacgataaacttaatataacaattatatgGCTTATGAACGAGACACAtgttaaattgtgtatatattCTATCTCTGCTTTACAATCACACTTTTTGACtcgtgtttttatttcttaatgttAATGACAAAATGGTTCGAActcaaacataaaattaattttaaaatgtcctGCCATAGAGAATGAAGCGATTTTTgagttatttttgtcattcaCTAAACGGATCAGTTTCCAAGTATGAGAAATGAAACATtcttacacaaaatatttttagggtaGAAGATACTTTATTGGCTGAaagatactaaaaataaatttaaaaaaaaagccttTATATTTCGTAGTTTTACCACAATCAGATGTGCATTCTTATAATAATCACACAATTGaaaacatgtaagtacaaaatatttttttttcttgaaatcttcacaaaataaaaaaaaaactaatgaacatttcaatttaaaaccgTATGCTAAAGTCCGTGTAGTCGGGCCGCAAAAGGTGCTCCGTTTTCAATAAATCACACTTCTCGATCTTGCATCCAGGAGAACCCGTGGTGCTCAGCCAGTCAAGCCTGGAACAATTGATGGAGATAGTATTaagttttgacgacctcggtggcgcagtggtaaagtgcttgcctctaaaccgagaggtcccgggttcgatccccggtcgggtcatgatggaaaataacctttttgtgattggcccgggacttggatgtttatctatctatgtatttgttataaaatatagtatcgttgaattaatatgccataacacaagtctcgaacttactttggggctagctcaatctgtgtgatttgtcctaatatatgtatttacatatttaagttTGAAGTGCGGAGTAGGACGTAACTATTCACGCGAACGGATCTGCGGGCAAATACTAGTTCAATATACGTTTGAACTAAAAGAGAAGCCAGAGGTCGTGACGTATATGGAGATGAAATtaatggctgaggacagaaatagatggaaaatgctccaccgacaagaacaatgTTCTTCAATTAATTGATGGTGACACGTTTCATAATATTGAATCTTAATtagttacaatttaattatgtgtCAACAAATATGAGGAACTGATAACTGATCACTTGGATTCGATCCAAAAACTTTTTTGGATCAATCccaacattattaaaaattatttatataaaccggatataagtacttagctacaaataaaatgttattcattaaattaatttatgaattattctACAAACTTAATTAGATATTATGGGGAGATACCAGCTGCACCTGATTACGTTTGATTTCCAACGTAAGCAGTACTTTTAGAGAGATCTCTAAAAgattttcgagtgtgttattgctaacactggtgtgaAATCGAAGAaatctgacgtgacttttacgaccaccTACCGAAGTTAACTTGAATAGAAGAAAGAAAGTGGAAAATCTATGGTATGACTGTCTTGTGGCTGAAACGACGATGAAAATTACTCACATGTGGTCGACGTCCTTCTTGTTACCCTGGATCTTGCCAACAATCGTGCCTTTCTTGGAATTCTTCACCCAGCCGCCCATCCCTAGCTGCTCCGCCAGCTCCTTGCAGTATTTGGTGAAATAGCATCCTGTAACAAAATCAAGTTTCATATAACTAGTCACTTATCTCTCACACTCGAGCGTTTTGGTTCCCCGTAGCGTTGGAGCCcaacacaaatatttaattatgttattatttttatgtttttaaacttgAGGAaatcggt
This genomic stretch from Plodia interpunctella isolate USDA-ARS_2022_Savannah chromosome 16, ilPloInte3.2, whole genome shotgun sequence harbors:
- the LOC128676418 gene encoding acylphosphatase-2 isoform X1; protein product: MDSQDSDANELLSVEFEVYGQVQGCYFTKYCKELAEQLGMGGWVKNSKKGTIVGKIQGNKKDVDHMLDWLSTTGSPGCKIEKCDLLKTEHLLRPDYTDFSIRF
- the LOC128676418 gene encoding acylphosphatase-2 isoform X2 gives rise to the protein MDSQDSDANELLSVEFEVYGQVQGCYFTKYCKELAEQLGMGGWVKNSKKGTIVGKIQGNKKDVDHISVRVNSYVLLRTSNLNM